One Panicum virgatum strain AP13 chromosome 9K, P.virgatum_v5, whole genome shotgun sequence genomic region harbors:
- the LOC120647423 gene encoding protein NLP1-like translates to MEQPASRRDEDALPGYAVMELEDVAVGDLDLMEELFMAAPGFDFSDLSLPGAGAPPGACFSPLFDICSTTTTATPPAPAGEDDRGDPERADRPDAAAAAPPRPAWLFQPGQEVEATVKERLRRALERIASLSQTQPGELLAQVWVPMLIGDRQVLTTCGQPFWLDSRNQRLANYRSVSMEYQFSADESARAGLGLPGRVFVGRVPEWTPDVRYFSTEEYPRVRHAQSLDIRGSVALPIFEPRTRACLGVIELVMTTQKINYNAEVENICSALKEVDLRSTDVSSDPHGNVADISYRAVVPEIIDVLRAVCERHKLPLAQTWIPCICQAKRGSRHSDEKLKYCVSPVDEACYVRDQAVKGFHQACSDHHLFRGEGVVGRAFGTNEPCFSPDITAYSKVQYPLSHHAKLFSLRAAVAIRLRSIRTGTLDYVLEFFLPVDCIESEEQRAMLNSLSITIQQTCYTLRVVSLKELVDEGSFETSTLTPAKFYDKPIHENLDEVCSNIEGPARTTSLETSEEVSSWIASLVDAQSKGAKEMFGDLPFGFSKQEDEGFSVTAGWHTSPVLGPKGSIFSEIKQHEEYEVKEPICSRGPSPSNMNKTVEKRRTKMEKTVSLEELRKHFAGSLKEAAKNLGVCPTTLKRICRQHGINRWPSRKIKKVGHSLKKLQMVIDSVHGAEGTVQLSSLYENFTKTTWSERELQGDGTYPLSEQKDHLEPSVPDRQCEGRFTSHTSGSNSLSPSCSQSSNSSHGCSSGSKSQQDGNAPQLAVKQEVLMEENQSSTLLKAASHAELQMFTEERPVVLPRSQSQMLVSEQKPEENMSGMQKSKPVSLKIKAMYGEERCIFRLQPSWGFEKLKEEIVKRFSIAQEMYVDLKYLDDESEWVLLTCDADLLECIDVYKSSNAQTVRILVNVNVQPVLGPSFGQTGLP, encoded by the exons ATGGAGCAGCCGGCGTCCCGGAGAGACGAGGACGCGCTGCCGGGCTACGCCGTCATGGAATTGGAGGACGTCGCGGTCGGCGACCTggatctcatggaggagctgttcatggcggcgccggggTTCGATTTCTCCGACTTGTCGCTGCCCGGGGCCGGCGCGCCCCCGGGGGCCTGCTTCTCGCCGCTGTTCGACAtctgcagcaccaccaccacggcgACTCCCCCCGCGCCGGCGGGCGAGGACGACAGGGGCGACCCGGAGAGGGCCGACCGGCccgacgcggccgcggccgccccgccgcgccccgcctgGCTCTTCCAGCCCGGGCAGGAGGTGGAGGCCACGGTGAAGGAGCGGCTGCGGCGCGCGCTGGAGCGCATCGCGTCGCTGTCGCAGACGCAGCCCGGGGAGCTGCTCGCGCAGGTCTGGGTCCCCATGCTCATCGGCGACCGCCAGGTGCTCACCACCTGCGGGCAGCCCTTCTGGCTGGACAGCCGCAACCAGCGCCTCGCCAATTACCGCTCCGTGTCCATGGAGTACCAGTTCTCCGCCGACgagagcgcgcgcgccgggctGGGGCTGCCCGGCCGCGTCTTCGTCGGCCGAGTCCCCGAGTGGACGCCCGACGTCCGCTACTTCTCCACCGAGGAGTACCCGCGCGTCCGCCACGCGCAGTCCTTGGACATCCGCGGCAGCGTCGCGCTCCCCATCTTCGAGCCCCGCACCCGGGCATGCCTCGGCGTCATCGAGCTCGTCATGACCACGCAGAAGATCAACTACAACGCCGAGGTCGAGAACATATGCAGCGCTCTCAAG GAGGTTGATCTCAGAAGTACTGATGTTTCAAGTGATCCCCATGGAAAT GTGGCTGATATTTCTTACCGAGCAGTTGTACCGGAGATCATTGACGTTCTCAGAGCTGTTTGCGAGAGACACAAGCTACCACTAGCCCAGACTTGGATACCATGCATCTGCCAAGCAAAGAGGGGAAGCCGCCACTCCGATGAAAAACTCAAGTACTGCGTGTCCCCTGTGGATGAGGCATGTTATGTTCGTGACCAAGCTGTAAAGGGCTTTCACCAAGCTTGCTCCGATCATCATCTGTTCAGGGGTGAGGGTGTTGTTGGTAGGGCATTTGGGACAAACGAGCCATGTTTCTCCCCGGACATTACTGCCTACAGCAAGGTCCAATACCCTCTCTCACATCATGCAAAACTTTTCAGCTTGAGGGCTGCAGTTGCCATCCGGTTGCGAAGTATTAGGACTGGAACCCTTGACTATGTCTTGGAATTCTTCCTGCCCGTGGACTGTATAGAGAGCGAAGAGCAGCGGGCCATGCTTAATTCTTTGTCCATTACAATACAGCAGACCTGCTATACATTACGAGTtgtcagcttgaaagaactagTGGATGAAGGATCATTTGAAACAAGTACACTAACCCCAGCAAAATTTTACGACAAGCCTATTCATGAAAACTTGGATGAGGTTTGTAGCAACATTGAAGGTCCTGCGAGGACAACATCGCTGGAAACTTCTGAGGAAGTATCTTCGTGGATAGCAAGCCTTGTGGATGCTCAAAGTAAGGGAGCAAAAGAAATGTTTGGTGACCTTCCATTTGGATTCAGCAAGCAAGAGGATGAAGGGTTCAGTGTTACGGCTGGCTGGCATACTTCACCTGTACTAGGCCCGAAAGGTAGCATCTTTTCAGAGATTAAGCAGCACGAAGAATATGAGGTCAAGGAGCCAATTTGTTCCAGAGGTCCAAGCCCTTCCAACATGAACAAAACAGTAGAGAAGCGGCGCACTAAGATGGAGAAAACTGTTAGCCTGGAAGAGCTTCGGAAGCATTTTGCTGGCAGCCTGAAAGAAGCTGCAAAGAATTTAGGAG TGTGCCCTACAACATTGAAGAGAATATGTAGGCAACATGGAATTAATCGTTGGCCATCACGGAAGATTAAGAAAGTTGGGCACTCCCTGAAGAAACTGCAAATGGTGATTGATTCGGTACATGGTGCTGAAGGAACAGTTCAACTCAGCTCACTCTATGAAAACTTTACCAAGACCACATGGTCAGAAAGAGAATTACAGGGGGATGGCACTTATCCATTATCTGAGCAAAAAGATCACTTGGAACCTTCGGTTCCTGATCGACAGTGCGAGGGCAGATTCACTTCGCATACTTCTGGCTCtaattctctctctccctcatgcAGCCAAAGCTCAAACTCCAGCCATGGTTGTTCCAGTGGTTCAAAATCACAACAGGATGGCAATGctcctcagcttgcagtcaagCAAGAAGTTTTAATGGAGGAGAATCAGAGCTCCACACTACTGAAAGCTGCGAGCCATGCAGAACTGCAGATGTTTACTGAAGAAAGGCCCGTCGTGCTGCCTAGGTCTCAGAGTCAAATGCTTGTAAGTGAACAAAAGCCAGAGGAAAACATGTCAGGCATGCAAAAGTCTAAGCCGGTTTCTCTCAAAATAAAAGCCATGTATGGTGAAGAAAGATGCATATTCCGACTTCAACCTAGTTGGGGTTTTGAAAAGCTAAAAGAAGAAATTGTTAAGCGGTTCAGTATCGCTCAGGAGATGTACGTGGACCTAAAGTACTTGGATGATGAATCTGAGTGGGTTCTTTTAACATGTGATGCGGACCTTCTGGAGTGTATTGATGTCTACAAGTCATCAAATGCTCAAACAGTAAGAATCTTGGTAAATGTTAATGTTCAGCCAGTgcttggtccttcctttggtcAAACTGGTTTGCCCTGA